The proteins below come from a single Tissierella sp. MB52-C2 genomic window:
- the lanM gene encoding type 2 lanthipeptide synthetase LanM yields the protein MGDKKIQFEGYINSYLENHLAENRLSKEYFNLGFYDYLLEQVQNNSIKTLLTIFWAFKKEQLLIGDVPKERYENFAQYSLTEEFHELVDKMYPLLKPRLNKILQNHIINYNDLKSRVGKDKDEIDKKFGFSIGDIKDCNITYGVSDYHRGLKSVCIIEVDNKKIIYKPRSGKIDISWSNFINWFNSKGLSLKIDTIKTLDKEEYHWQEYIDNKSCKSKLEIQNLYYRMGILAAISYAFRIEDLHMENIIVSGEFPHIIDLETIFQLDGFQKSNLEVKTVSDIINKKISESVLSTQLFPTPSKFHDSEVDISGIVGQGKQIIKNGKVKISNQFTDAVEVIREDGIMARKSNIGQIEDNFINPKDYIKEIIEGFKEGYILLKDNKEELLGLINSGELFKGISPRYLFRNTNLYAIILEMSRNPKYLKNKSDLDRLYHLLFNTDKDYILKKVYQSELVDLLNDDIPYFYGYINDNTVYNSNGDDCFILKQTPLMAVNERIKNLNQEDLNIQIDFILKSMAKPKKTWNTVRNKSDDNIIKYIDNNNQLVIESAIKIGDMLISKAVFHERTKTINWLDIQNTFPTWTIGSQGVSLYNGLAGNAIFFSSLYLATVDIRYKEILYKILNTIKLDVGNIKNIPPSAFNGMISIAYLYAFLYKQIGYKNMLEESVDIVKKYKAKILQNISYDIIDGLAGILVVILNIFELSQDRELEHLSIEVGKDIISNIKIEGKSAYWKKGSNNELMISGFSHGLAGVSYALGKLYKMTNYKESIYIVDNLIKIENNYYNSDIENWMDLRSQGDLSINDSPIHWCHGATGIGLSRLKNKDFIDTFDDIDKALKAVKKNGLYRDSDCLCHGNLGNMELLLEVYKENNDIDLYNQAIIKANEIIKRNEGSQEYKSGVGQEFNSPNFMLGLSGMGYEFLRLSNPKKYPSVLLLEV from the coding sequence TTGGGAGATAAAAAGATTCAATTTGAAGGGTATATAAATAGTTATCTAGAAAATCACTTGGCAGAGAATAGATTAAGTAAAGAATATTTTAACCTGGGATTTTATGATTACTTATTAGAACAGGTTCAAAACAATTCAATAAAGACATTGTTAACTATTTTTTGGGCTTTTAAAAAAGAGCAACTTTTGATAGGAGATGTTCCAAAAGAAAGATATGAAAACTTTGCTCAATATTCATTAACAGAAGAATTTCATGAATTAGTTGATAAAATGTATCCATTATTAAAACCAAGATTAAATAAAATTCTTCAGAATCACATAATAAATTATAATGATTTAAAAAGTAGAGTTGGAAAAGATAAGGACGAAATTGATAAGAAGTTTGGATTTAGTATTGGAGACATAAAAGATTGTAATATAACATATGGAGTTTCGGATTACCATAGGGGTCTAAAATCAGTTTGTATAATAGAAGTTGATAATAAAAAGATAATTTATAAACCACGTTCTGGAAAAATAGATATTTCGTGGAGTAATTTTATTAACTGGTTTAACTCCAAAGGTTTATCGTTAAAAATAGATACTATTAAGACATTAGATAAAGAAGAATATCATTGGCAAGAATATATAGATAACAAGTCATGTAAATCAAAACTAGAAATTCAAAATCTTTATTATAGAATGGGTATCCTAGCAGCTATATCTTATGCTTTTAGAATAGAAGATTTGCATATGGAGAATATTATTGTAAGTGGGGAGTTCCCACACATAATAGATTTAGAAACGATTTTTCAATTAGATGGGTTTCAAAAAAGTAATTTAGAGGTAAAAACTGTTAGTGACATTATAAATAAAAAAATTAGTGAGTCTGTTTTAAGCACACAACTTTTTCCCACACCTAGTAAATTCCATGATTCTGAAGTAGATATTTCAGGTATAGTGGGACAAGGTAAACAGATAATAAAAAATGGTAAAGTTAAAATTTCCAATCAATTTACTGATGCTGTTGAAGTTATAAGAGAAGACGGTATAATGGCAAGAAAAAGCAATATTGGACAAATAGAAGATAATTTTATTAATCCAAAAGATTATATTAAAGAAATAATAGAAGGATTTAAAGAAGGATATATATTACTTAAAGATAACAAAGAAGAACTTTTAGGGTTAATAAATTCAGGAGAATTATTTAAAGGAATTTCTCCAAGGTATCTTTTTAGAAATACAAATCTATATGCTATAATTCTTGAAATGAGTAGAAATCCTAAATATTTGAAAAATAAGTCAGATTTAGATAGATTATATCATCTTCTTTTTAATACAGATAAAGATTATATACTTAAAAAAGTTTATCAATCAGAATTAGTAGACTTACTAAATGATGATATACCGTATTTTTATGGATATATTAATGATAATACTGTATATAATTCTAATGGAGATGATTGTTTTATTCTAAAACAAACACCACTAATGGCAGTAAATGAAAGAATTAAAAATCTAAATCAAGAAGATCTAAATATTCAAATAGACTTTATATTAAAATCTATGGCTAAACCAAAAAAGACTTGGAATACTGTTAGGAATAAAAGTGATGATAATATAATTAAATATATAGATAATAACAATCAACTTGTGATAGAATCTGCTATAAAAATAGGTGATATGCTAATTAGTAAAGCTGTTTTTCATGAAAGAACAAAAACAATTAATTGGTTAGACATTCAAAATACATTCCCTACTTGGACCATTGGTTCACAAGGGGTATCCCTATATAATGGTTTAGCAGGGAATGCAATATTCTTTTCCAGTTTATATCTTGCAACAGTTGATATAAGGTACAAAGAAATATTGTATAAGATATTAAATACAATAAAATTAGATGTTGGGAATATAAAAAACATACCTCCTTCAGCATTTAATGGAATGATTTCTATAGCATATTTGTATGCGTTTTTGTATAAGCAAATAGGATACAAGAATATGCTTGAAGAGAGTGTTGATATTGTAAAAAAATATAAGGCAAAGATTTTGCAAAACATTTCATACGACATTATTGATGGGTTAGCTGGTATTCTTGTGGTGATTTTGAATATATTTGAGTTAAGTCAAGATAGAGAATTAGAACACTTATCTATAGAGGTGGGAAAAGATATAATTTCAAATATTAAAATAGAGGGGAAGTCAGCTTATTGGAAAAAAGGTAGTAACAATGAACTTATGATATCAGGATTTTCTCATGGCTTGGCTGGGGTATCCTATGCACTGGGTAAACTATATAAGATGACGAATTATAAAGAAAGTATATATATAGTTGATAATTTAATAAAAATAGAAAACAATTATTATAATAGTGATATTGAGAATTGGATGGATTTAAGAAGTCAGGGTGATTTAAGTATAAATGACTCTCCTATACATTGGTGCCATGGGGCAACTGGTATCGGGCTATCAAGATTAAAGAATAAAGATTTTATAGATACTTTTGATGATATTGATAAAGCTTTGAAAGCTGTCAAGAAGAATGGTTTATATCGTGATAGTGATTGTCTATGTCATGGAAATCTAGGAAATATGGAGTTGTTGTTAGAAGTATATAAAGAGAACAATGATATAGATTTATATAATCAGGCTATTATTAAAGCGAATGAAATAATAAAAAGGAATGAAGGTAGCCAAGAATATAAAAGTGGTGTAGGTCAAGAATTTAATAGTCCAAATTTTATGTTAGGATTATCTGGAATGGGATATGAATTTCTAAGATTATCAAATCCAAAAAAATATCCATCTGTATTATTATTGGAGGTTTAA
- a CDS encoding response regulator transcription factor has translation MKILLIDDHGMFSESLKITLERDGNIERVDVLEDIDMIKYRILNNEYDIILMDINIKKITGNKDGLTITKELLEKDETLKIVMLTGFDMPGYEIEAKKIGAKGFVCKDDYTEVLIEKLKKVYAGESVFREETVYMDELTEREKEILILYSSGLSRKEVANECHISVSSLAVTLNRIYEKLDIRNYQEMVNKALELGYIKPNFF, from the coding sequence ATGAAAATTTTATTAATAGATGATCATGGAATGTTTAGTGAAAGCTTAAAAATTACTTTAGAAAGAGATGGAAATATTGAAAGAGTAGATGTACTAGAAGATATAGATATGATAAAGTATAGAATATTAAATAATGAATATGATATTATTTTAATGGATATAAATATTAAAAAAATTACTGGAAATAAAGATGGACTCACAATTACAAAAGAACTTTTAGAAAAGGACGAGACATTGAAGATAGTTATGTTAACAGGATTTGATATGCCAGGATATGAAATAGAAGCCAAAAAAATTGGTGCCAAGGGGTTTGTATGTAAGGATGATTATACGGAAGTCCTAATAGAGAAACTTAAGAAGGTATATGCTGGAGAGAGTGTATTTAGAGAAGAAACTGTTTATATGGATGAATTAACAGAACGGGAGAAAGAAATATTAATCTTATACAGTTCAGGACTTTCAAGAAAAGAAGTTGCTAACGAATGTCATATATCAGTAAGTTCATTAGCTGTAACATTAAATAGAATTTATGAGAAATTGGATATAAGAAATTATCAAGAGATGGTAAATAAGGCGTTGGAATTGGGATATATAAAACCAAACTTTTTTTAA
- a CDS encoding FRG domain-containing protein, whose amino-acid sequence MSNVPNSIEVEFNKCSNKTNGDAPVVQCIGRAKSVQDYLRIIDEAFGNICPSNKNCQLWYRGQPQAGFNLIPRIARSPLSPNDEILFLSKFKSLAIPDVQYLPSFPIPNGPAAYWHWLFQMQHYGVPTRLMDWSRDAFVGLFFAVTQAPTDVGNDAAVWVLNPVILNQAFSFHSFVNPGYIPNVDEPVVDLYFGPNAQILGTTKPAAVIGPMNSPRIVAQRGTFTVFPRVADVTALNLFTDANKYLLKICIAAESIDLIKKQLTRYGITRFALFPDLCNIADEINLELMQEGQIPPS is encoded by the coding sequence ATGAGTAATGTACCAAACTCTATAGAAGTAGAATTTAACAAATGTTCCAATAAAACTAATGGGGATGCCCCTGTTGTTCAATGTATAGGCCGCGCAAAATCCGTACAGGATTATTTGAGAATAATAGATGAAGCATTCGGAAATATTTGCCCAAGCAATAAAAACTGTCAATTGTGGTACCGTGGCCAACCACAGGCAGGATTTAATCTGATCCCGAGAATCGCAAGATCACCCTTAAGTCCCAATGATGAGATATTATTTTTATCGAAATTTAAATCTCTTGCAATACCCGATGTTCAGTACCTTCCGTCATTTCCTATTCCCAACGGGCCTGCAGCTTACTGGCACTGGCTATTCCAAATGCAGCACTATGGTGTACCCACCAGGCTGATGGACTGGTCCCGCGATGCATTTGTAGGTTTGTTTTTTGCCGTTACACAAGCCCCTACCGATGTAGGAAATGATGCTGCAGTATGGGTACTCAATCCCGTAATATTGAATCAGGCCTTTTCATTCCACAGTTTCGTAAATCCAGGGTATATTCCTAATGTGGATGAACCGGTTGTAGATCTCTACTTTGGTCCTAATGCGCAAATACTCGGCACTACAAAACCAGCTGCAGTAATCGGGCCTATGAACAGCCCAAGGATAGTAGCCCAAAGGGGAACTTTCACTGTATTCCCACGTGTTGCAGATGTTACGGCTCTGAACCTGTTCACTGATGCTAATAAATATTTATTAAAGATTTGCATTGCTGCTGAAAGCATCGACTTAATCAAGAAACAATTAACACGTTATGGAATAACAAGATTCGCCCTATTTCCAGACCTTTGCAATATCGCGGATGAGATTAATCTTGAGCTAATGCAGGAAGGTCAGATACCTCCATCTTAA
- a CDS encoding TetR/AcrR family transcriptional regulator, whose amino-acid sequence MKSNTGKRMSREERREQILESALNIFIEKGYNGSTTMDIAKEAGISEVTLFRYFDSKKQIFLDAIEPILVTSLKESIVASKDLEPIEKLEYILKDRIKFISKHHEVIKLILMESQINPEIADFNFINQITSLLKDSIKETDMEIKDESFLIRLLMGSILSFLYLPKIDDGDIDNYVKNLIDKIIKQ is encoded by the coding sequence ATGAAAAGTAATACTGGCAAACGAATGAGTAGAGAAGAAAGAAGAGAACAAATTCTTGAGTCGGCATTAAATATATTTATAGAAAAAGGATACAATGGCTCTACTACAATGGATATAGCTAAGGAAGCAGGAATATCAGAAGTAACATTATTTAGATACTTTGATTCAAAAAAACAAATATTTTTAGATGCAATAGAGCCTATATTAGTTACTAGTTTAAAAGAATCAATAGTAGCGTCCAAGGATTTAGAGCCTATAGAAAAATTAGAATATATTTTGAAAGACAGAATTAAGTTTATTTCTAAACACCATGAAGTAATAAAATTAATATTAATGGAAAGTCAAATTAATCCTGAAATAGCTGACTTTAATTTTATCAATCAAATAACAAGTTTATTAAAAGACTCAATAAAAGAAACAGATATGGAAATAAAGGATGAAAGTTTCCTCATAAGGTTATTAATGGGAAGCATTTTATCATTTTTGTATTTACCTAAAATAGATGATGGAGACATTGATAACTATGTAAAGAATCTTATAGATAAAATAATTAAACAATAA
- a CDS encoding hydrophobe/amphiphile efflux-3 (HAE3) family transporter, with protein sequence MNKLFSKLGSRIEKTPFKILFITIIIFAIAIAGAIKVNMATGSETLVKTDNNAYISNYAMEQEFGGDAIMVLLEGDQKDLLKLDNMEKMWNVEQRLKYNEGIFTFMSPASIVHQITDRQGTEIKKQIPDISNGLGELGDKLTEIGTELGSKELPDPEAVEKKLDNLMVSMDPSKFIEDMSGEQEAELKNKLLTMGNGLGEMGKRLTDIGNELGSKDIPNPKAMEEKLGELSNISSVFDELAGGQDNLAKGVTELGGGLGLSSEGLREISVQLVQMAEQKKDNPQMYQKLTMFAENIGKSSEGLSKMSENTVKLSQGNENTSQALNNIGKKLKEEVEEMKNSLSGDGISSEELKKMSSGFVIMGENLSDLSNGLFDMATEGSILPESSEILSDFKANIENEVVGMKDNLSGGISPDELKLMSDGFITMGENLSKLSNGLNTFHKKSGMMLPYFPHNQKELDSILYDDYGKLRDVFSDTVIDDNHMMLMIKLKGNLEDSTIDSIFEDVSYAIEKENFDVNYIVSGKPVLDSSLRTEMKSNMIIMVASAVVLMFIILNLVFKVRWRALSLGIIFVSVIATLGLMGHLNVSMTMVSMAVFPILIGLGIDYSIQFQNRYEEEQSVKITLTQIGKAVGLAVLATVLGFVSLFASPVPMIQDFGKMLTIGVGVSFVGSIFLLMPILDARDTVASKARDFRIKDYDKPTVLDKILGATGKVVTKLAPIILVISIGLATFGIIADTKVGIETDIETFMPQDMDALHDIHYIRDIVGSTNQMIIFMEDENLLSEENLQWMRDTVDEIKGEFSSNIVDIKFIDNLVGNFSDIEDLNFTEYMDIVKKDIPAAQRKMFINDEMDKAVILMNVEHMATEELQDFVENMNSMLKDAPMKTSITGKSVLDVEMVKGLTDGRLKMTIIGLGLVFVVLLLLYRSFFKALVAVLPVVLIVGMSGGIMNLLGLKYTPITATLGALVLGMGTEMTIMLLERYLEERNLGKEKDEAMSITIKNIGKATVASGLTTVGGFSVLRTSKFVILKDFGLMTVINISLALIATFVILPALIWILDRFIVKEKVKKEVYKELPQE encoded by the coding sequence TTGAATAAATTATTTTCAAAATTAGGTAGTAGAATTGAAAAAACACCTTTTAAAATATTATTTATAACTATAATAATATTTGCCATTGCGATAGCTGGTGCTATAAAAGTAAATATGGCGACTGGTAGTGAAACTTTAGTTAAGACTGACAATAATGCATATATATCTAATTATGCCATGGAGCAAGAGTTTGGTGGTGATGCCATTATGGTATTGCTTGAAGGAGATCAAAAAGACTTATTGAAGTTGGATAATATGGAAAAGATGTGGAATGTGGAACAAAGGCTTAAGTATAATGAAGGAATATTTACCTTTATGAGTCCAGCTAGTATTGTACATCAAATAACTGATAGACAAGGAACTGAAATAAAGAAGCAGATACCAGATATAAGCAATGGACTAGGAGAATTAGGAGATAAGCTTACGGAGATTGGTACAGAATTAGGTAGTAAGGAATTACCAGATCCAGAAGCAGTAGAAAAGAAACTAGATAATTTAATGGTATCAATGGATCCTAGTAAATTTATAGAAGATATGAGTGGAGAGCAGGAGGCAGAGTTAAAGAATAAATTGCTTACCATGGGTAATGGTTTAGGTGAAATGGGAAAAAGGCTAACTGATATAGGAAATGAATTAGGAAGTAAGGATATACCAAATCCAAAAGCAATGGAAGAAAAACTAGGTGAACTATCAAATATATCTAGTGTATTCGATGAGTTGGCTGGAGGCCAAGATAATCTAGCAAAAGGAGTAACAGAATTAGGTGGAGGCTTAGGACTTTCATCTGAAGGACTAAGGGAAATATCTGTACAATTAGTACAGATGGCGGAGCAGAAGAAAGATAATCCACAAATGTATCAAAAATTAACCATGTTTGCAGAAAATATAGGGAAAAGTTCTGAAGGCCTATCTAAGATGTCTGAAAACACAGTTAAGCTTTCTCAGGGGAATGAAAACACCTCTCAGGCACTTAATAATATAGGTAAAAAGCTAAAAGAAGAAGTAGAAGAAATGAAAAATAGTTTATCAGGTGATGGAATATCTTCAGAAGAATTAAAGAAGATGTCAAGTGGTTTCGTTATAATGGGAGAAAACTTAAGTGATTTAAGTAATGGATTATTTGATATGGCAACAGAGGGAAGTATACTTCCAGAGAGTTCAGAAATACTATCTGATTTTAAAGCAAATATAGAAAACGAAGTTGTAGGTATGAAAGATAATTTATCTGGTGGGATATCTCCAGATGAATTAAAGTTGATGTCAGATGGATTTATCACTATGGGTGAAAATCTAAGTAAATTAAGCAATGGCCTAAATACATTCCATAAAAAATCCGGAATGATGTTACCTTATTTTCCTCATAATCAAAAAGAATTAGACAGTATATTATATGATGATTATGGTAAATTAAGGGATGTGTTTTCAGATACTGTAATAGATGATAATCATATGATGTTAATGATTAAATTAAAAGGAAATTTAGAGGATAGTACGATTGATTCCATTTTTGAAGATGTATCCTATGCCATAGAGAAAGAAAATTTTGATGTCAATTATATAGTGTCAGGAAAACCAGTACTAGATTCTTCGTTAAGAACAGAAATGAAATCGAATATGATAATAATGGTTGCCTCTGCAGTGGTTTTAATGTTTATAATATTAAATTTAGTATTTAAAGTTAGATGGAGAGCCCTAAGTCTTGGGATAATATTTGTATCAGTAATTGCTACATTGGGATTAATGGGTCATTTAAATGTTTCCATGACCATGGTTTCAATGGCTGTATTTCCAATATTAATTGGTCTAGGTATAGATTATTCAATACAATTCCAAAATAGATATGAGGAAGAACAATCGGTAAAAATTACTCTTACACAAATTGGTAAAGCTGTTGGATTAGCAGTATTGGCTACAGTATTAGGATTTGTTTCATTATTTGCTTCACCAGTACCAATGATACAAGATTTTGGAAAGATGTTAACCATAGGTGTTGGAGTAAGTTTTGTAGGTAGTATATTTTTATTAATGCCAATACTTGATGCTAGAGATACAGTTGCATCAAAGGCAAGGGATTTTAGGATTAAAGATTATGATAAGCCAACAGTATTAGATAAAATTTTAGGAGCTACAGGAAAAGTAGTTACAAAATTAGCCCCAATTATATTAGTGATATCTATAGGATTAGCTACCTTTGGGATAATAGCTGATACAAAGGTTGGTATAGAGACTGATATAGAAACCTTTATGCCTCAGGATATGGATGCACTTCACGACATTCACTATATTAGAGATATAGTAGGTTCAACAAATCAAATGATTATATTTATGGAAGATGAAAATCTATTATCGGAAGAAAATCTACAATGGATGAGAGATACAGTAGATGAAATAAAGGGGGAGTTTTCAAGTAATATAGTTGACATTAAATTTATAGATAATTTAGTAGGAAATTTTTCAGATATAGAAGATTTAAACTTTACGGAGTATATGGATATTGTAAAGAAAGATATACCAGCAGCTCAAAGAAAGATGTTTATTAACGATGAAATGGATAAGGCCGTTATTCTTATGAATGTGGAGCATATGGCAACTGAAGAATTACAAGATTTTGTAGAGAATATGAACAGTATGTTAAAAGATGCCCCCATGAAGACTTCTATTACGGGAAAATCTGTTTTAGATGTAGAGATGGTTAAGGGATTGACTGATGGTAGGCTTAAAATGACTATTATAGGATTAGGTTTAGTATTTGTAGTATTACTATTATTATATAGATCTTTCTTTAAAGCATTAGTAGCTGTACTTCCAGTTGTTTTAATAGTAGGAATGTCAGGTGGAATTATGAATTTATTAGGATTAAAATATACTCCTATAACTGCTACATTAGGGGCATTGGTCTTGGGAATGGGAACTGAAATGACAATAATGCTACTTGAAAGATATTTAGAAGAAAGAAATTTAGGTAAGGAAAAAGACGAAGCTATGTCAATTACCATAAAAAATATAGGTAAGGCAACAGTAGCATCAGGATTAACAACTGTAGGTGGATTTAGTGTCTTAAGGACTTCAAAGTTTGTTATATTAAAGGACTTTGGCCTAATGACAGTAATCAATATATCCTTAGCGCTAATAGCTACCTTTGTAATATTACCAGCGTTAATTTGGATATTAGATAGATTTATTGTGAAGGAAAAGGTAAAGAAAGAAGTATATAAGGAGTTACCACAGGAATAA
- a CDS encoding 4Fe-4S binding protein produces MEKRKIVQGVTLILFILLIILGKVQLWMAIFGGSLLLSTYFGRFYCGYICPINTGMELIDNKANKNKRKRKPVPKAFKNPIIRYGILALFLGTMVIVFKTGKKLPVLPILFGLGIIVTIFYRPEFWHRYLCPYGTLLSIFSRFNKKTYAVYNENCIKCGKCVRVCPSDAFIWEDKKEYPVIIKNECLQCGKCVEVCPTDSIK; encoded by the coding sequence TTGGAAAAGAGAAAAATAGTTCAAGGAGTTACTTTAATATTATTTATATTACTAATAATTCTTGGTAAAGTCCAACTTTGGATGGCCATATTCGGTGGTAGCTTATTATTATCAACCTATTTTGGACGATTCTATTGTGGATATATATGTCCCATAAACACTGGAATGGAATTAATAGATAATAAGGCAAATAAAAATAAAAGAAAAAGAAAACCAGTACCAAAAGCATTTAAAAATCCTATTATTAGATATGGAATTCTGGCTCTATTTTTAGGAACCATGGTTATAGTTTTTAAAACAGGTAAGAAATTACCTGTATTGCCAATATTATTTGGCTTAGGGATAATAGTTACTATTTTTTATAGACCAGAATTTTGGCATAGATACCTTTGTCCCTATGGCACATTACTATCCATATTTTCCAGGTTTAATAAAAAAACATATGCAGTATATAATGAAAATTGTATAAAATGCGGTAAATGTGTGAGAGTATGTCCATCTGATGCATTTATTTGGGAAGATAAGAAGGAATATCCAGTTATAATAAAAAATGAATGTTTACAATGCGGGAAATGTGTAGAGGTATGTCCTACTGATTCAATAAAATAG
- a CDS encoding nitroreductase family protein, whose protein sequence is MILEAGRVAPTAVNYQPQRILVLNSEEDLAKLELCIPFRFQHTLALLVCYDECVSWKRKFDNKDSGDIDASIVATHMMLEAINLGIGSTWVGHFDPQTIRETFNVPANIIPVALLLLGYPNDDASPHINHNKRLEISQTTFYGSFRLLNNFYHFYE, encoded by the coding sequence ATGATATTAGAGGCGGGTCGAGTTGCTCCTACTGCAGTTAATTATCAACCACAACGAATCCTTGTCTTAAACAGCGAAGAAGATTTAGCCAAACTGGAGCTCTGCATACCTTTTCGTTTTCAGCACACCCTAGCCTTACTAGTATGCTATGATGAATGTGTAAGCTGGAAAAGAAAATTTGATAATAAAGACAGTGGTGATATTGATGCAAGCATTGTTGCAACACACATGATGCTAGAGGCTATAAATTTGGGGATAGGGTCTACTTGGGTAGGCCATTTTGATCCTCAAACTATACGAGAAACATTCAATGTTCCCGCAAATATCATACCAGTTGCATTACTATTACTAGGCTATCCAAATGATGATGCTTCACCACACATTAACCATAACAAGCGCCTTGAGATATCACAAACTACCTTCTATGGCTCTTTTAGATTGTTAAATAATTTCTACCACTTTTATGAATGA
- a CDS encoding helix-turn-helix domain-containing protein translates to MDFESKYGKCPMYYTISKVEGKWKWAILYTISQFKVIRYNRLREKLQPIAHRTLSRQLKELKADRLVHREQYNEVPPRVEYSLTEEGKILIPILELMSEWGKQRLDSQMKE, encoded by the coding sequence ATGGATTTTGAAAGTAAGTATGGAAAATGCCCGATGTATTATACGATTTCAAAAGTGGAAGGCAAATGGAAGTGGGCTATTCTGTATACGATTTCTCAATTTAAAGTTATACGCTACAACAGACTGCGGGAGAAACTTCAGCCCATAGCTCATAGAACACTGAGCAGACAGCTCAAGGAATTAAAAGCGGATAGATTGGTTCATCGGGAACAATATAATGAAGTTCCACCCAGAGTAGAGTATTCTCTCACAGAAGAAGGAAAAATACTTATCCCCATTCTTGAGCTTATGTCTGAATGGGGTAAACAGCGTTTAGATAGCCAAATGAAAGAGTAA
- a CDS encoding DUF378 domain-containing protein, which produces MRRLTWWLVTAAAIRLGIIGFFGFDFVGSIFGSPTVEMSALDRVVCAIVGIAGIYAIYLLAVKEMNGKVIEK; this is translated from the coding sequence ATGAGAAGATTAACATGGTGGTTAGTTACTGCCGCTGCTATAAGATTGGGGATAATAGGTTTTTTTGGATTTGATTTTGTAGGTTCTATATTTGGTTCTCCAACTGTAGAAATGTCTGCGCTTGATAGAGTAGTTTGTGCTATAGTTGGTATAGCAGGTATATATGCAATTTACCTATTAGCAGTTAAGGAAATGAATGGGAAAGTAATTGAAAAGTAA
- a CDS encoding four-helix bundle copper-binding protein, protein MGILTGKNNVMQACIDACNKCVQACLECFNACLNEPDVGVRKNCISILVECAMMCQMSVAMMSMSAQFSKEHCQLCAQICDKCAQECAMFKDDHCQKCAEICRMCAEECRKMANM, encoded by the coding sequence ATGGGTATTTTAACAGGTAAAAATAATGTAATGCAAGCATGTATAGATGCTTGTAATAAATGTGTGCAAGCATGCCTTGAATGCTTTAATGCATGCTTAAATGAACCTGATGTTGGCGTAAGAAAGAACTGCATAAGCATTTTAGTTGAATGTGCAATGATGTGCCAAATGTCTGTAGCAATGATGTCAATGAGTGCACAATTTTCTAAAGAGCATTGTCAATTATGTGCACAAATATGTGATAAGTGTGCACAAGAATGTGCAATGTTTAAAGATGACCACTGTCAAAAATGTGCAGAAATCTGTCGTATGTGTGCCGAAGAATGTAGAAAGATGGCTAACATGTAA